In a single window of the Populus alba chromosome 16, ASM523922v2, whole genome shotgun sequence genome:
- the LOC118051042 gene encoding thioredoxin-like 3-1, chloroplastic isoform X1, producing the protein MSVLAANPHVLFREVQYHNKDQQQQLWSGGGGSSLLLSQRTSFFGCSWFDGRNKDLCKKNSKRDLKIAASWPDMTRPTSVEMEPIDDSHHLDKILLQARELSQPIIIDWMASWCRKCIYLKPKLEKLAAEYDTKIKFYCADVNKVPQALVKRGNISKMPTIQLWKDGEMKAEVIGGHKAWLVIEEVREMIQKFV; encoded by the exons ATGTCAGTTTTAGCAGCGAATCCTCACGTTTTATTCAGAGAAGTGCAGTACCACAATAAAGACCAACAACAACAGTTAtggagtggtggtggtggtagcaGTTTATTGTTATCGCAAAGAACTTCTTTTTTTGGGTGTTCTTGGTTTGATGGCAGAAACAAAGACTTGTGTAAAAAGAATTCAAAGAGAGATCTTAAAATAGCAGCGTCTTGGCCAGATATGACCAGGCCAACCTCCGTAGAGATGGAACCCATCGATGATTCTCACCATCTTGATAAGATTCTCCTTCAGGCTCGCGAGCTTTCCCAGCCCATTATCATTGACTG gaTGGCTTCTTGGTGCCGGAAATGCATTTATTTGAAGCCAAAGTTGGAGAAATTGGCTGCTGAATACGATACCAA AATCAAATTTTATTGCGCGGATGTCAACAAGGTGCCTCAGGCTTTAGTGAAGCGTGGAAATATATCT AAAATGCCTACCATTCAG TTATGGAAAGATGGAGAGATGAAAGCAGAGGTGATCGGAGGGCACAAGGCTTGGCTTGTGATCGAAGAAGTGAGAGAAATGATCCAGAAATTCGTATGA
- the LOC118051042 gene encoding thioredoxin-like 3-1, chloroplastic isoform X3: MSVLAANPHVLFREVQYHNKDQQQQLWSGGGGSSLLLSQRTSFFGCSWFDGRNKDLCKKNSKRDLKIAASWPDMTRPTSVEMEPIDDSHHLDKILLQARELSQPIIIDWMASWCRKCIYLKPKLEKLAAEYDTKIKFYCADVNKVPQALVKRGNISLWKDGEMKAEVIGGHKAWLVIEEVREMIQKFV, encoded by the exons ATGTCAGTTTTAGCAGCGAATCCTCACGTTTTATTCAGAGAAGTGCAGTACCACAATAAAGACCAACAACAACAGTTAtggagtggtggtggtggtagcaGTTTATTGTTATCGCAAAGAACTTCTTTTTTTGGGTGTTCTTGGTTTGATGGCAGAAACAAAGACTTGTGTAAAAAGAATTCAAAGAGAGATCTTAAAATAGCAGCGTCTTGGCCAGATATGACCAGGCCAACCTCCGTAGAGATGGAACCCATCGATGATTCTCACCATCTTGATAAGATTCTCCTTCAGGCTCGCGAGCTTTCCCAGCCCATTATCATTGACTG gaTGGCTTCTTGGTGCCGGAAATGCATTTATTTGAAGCCAAAGTTGGAGAAATTGGCTGCTGAATACGATACCAA AATCAAATTTTATTGCGCGGATGTCAACAAGGTGCCTCAGGCTTTAGTGAAGCGTGGAAATATATCT TTATGGAAAGATGGAGAGATGAAAGCAGAGGTGATCGGAGGGCACAAGGCTTGGCTTGTGATCGAAGAAGTGAGAGAAATGATCCAGAAATTCGTATGA
- the LOC118050245 gene encoding uncharacterized protein isoform X5 has translation MGMAFFSPFNTCTHSCSCSMVSFCIIDGALVCSSHMPEMATQVDESTVKLNPGVVGIAFAEQYYNTLSKSPELLHNFYNDSSLIGRPGLDGSVSSASTLEVSSPINLTAPPMLFPDAECWML, from the exons ATGGGCATGGCCTTCTTTTCTCCCTTTAACACCTGTACTCACAGTTGTAGCTGTAGCATGGTCTCCTTCTGTATCATTGATGGTGCCTTAGTTTGCTCCAGTCACATGCCTG AGATGGCAACACAGGTGGATGAATCTACCGTCAAACTTAATCCTGGAGTGGTGGGGATTGCCTTTGCAGAGCAATACTACAATACCTTATCCAAGTCTCCAGAGCTGCTTCATAACTTCTACAATGATTCGAGCCTGATCGGCAGGCCAGGCTTGGATGGTTCAGTGTCTTCTGCTTCAACTTTAGAAGTAAG CTCTCCAATCAACCTCACAGCGCCGCCGATGCTATTTCCAG ATGCTGAATGTTGGATGTTATAA
- the LOC118050245 gene encoding uncharacterized protein isoform X1 yields MGMAFFSPFNTCTHSCSCSMVSFCIIDGALVCSSHMPEMATQVDESTVKLNPGVVGIAFAEQYYNTLSKSPELLHNFYNDSSLIGRPGLDGSVSSASTLELSNQPHSAADAISRAAIQESLEELFLLGALTDDCKLSDPVGHQMARLPLDPVYSKALILAS; encoded by the exons ATGGGCATGGCCTTCTTTTCTCCCTTTAACACCTGTACTCACAGTTGTAGCTGTAGCATGGTCTCCTTCTGTATCATTGATGGTGCCTTAGTTTGCTCCAGTCACATGCCTG AGATGGCAACACAGGTGGATGAATCTACCGTCAAACTTAATCCTGGAGTGGTGGGGATTGCCTTTGCAGAGCAATACTACAATACCTTATCCAAGTCTCCAGAGCTGCTTCATAACTTCTACAATGATTCGAGCCTGATCGGCAGGCCAGGCTTGGATGGTTCAGTGTCTTCTGCTTCAACTTTAGAA CTCTCCAATCAACCTCACAGCGCCGCCGATGCTATTTCCAG GGCAGCTATTCAAGAATCGTTGGAGGAGTTGTTTCTGCTGGGTGCTTTGACAGATGACTGTAAGTTGTCGGATCCTGTTGGGCATCAAATGGCTCGGCTTCCCTTAGACCCTGTTTATTCCAAAGCTCTCATCCTTGCTAGTTAG
- the LOC118050276 gene encoding E3 ubiquitin-protein ligase SINAT2-like: MAPGGSAFKEVLELVAECDIATPKSENNIAPTKGTVILSGKHGVYSNNGVHELLECPVCTNLMYPPIHQCPNGHTLCSACKLRVHNCCPTCRYDLGNIRCLALEKVAESLELPCKYQSLGCLDVFPYYSKLKHEQHCRFRPFSCPYAGSECSVTGDIPALAAHLKDDHKVDVHDGCTFNHRYVKSNPHEVENATWMLTVFNCFGRQFCLHFEAFQLGMAPVYMAFLRFMGDDNEAKKFSYSLEVGGNGRKLVWQGIPRSIRDSHRKVRDSQDGLIIQRNLALYFSGGDRKELKLRVTGRVWKEE, translated from the exons ATGGCTCCTGGGGGCAGTGCTTTTAAAGAAGTTCTTGAATTAGTTGCAGAATGTGACATTGCAACGCCAAAATCAGAAAATAACATTGCACCTACAAAAGGTACTGTTATTCTGAGTGGAAAGCACGGGGTTTATTCAAACAATGGTGTCCATGAACTCCTTGAGTGTCCTGTCTGTACAAATTTAATGTATCCTCCAATTCACCAG TGCCCAAATGGACACACTCTATGTTCAGCCTGCAAGCTTAGAGTACATAACTGTTGCCCTACTTGCCGCTATGATCTTGGAAATATACGGTGCTTGGCTTTGGAGAAAGTTGCAGAATCATTGGAGCTGCCCTGCAAATACCAGAGTTTAGGATGTCTTGATGTTTTCCCATACTACAGCAAGCTCAAGCATGAGCAACACTGTCGATTTCGTCCATTTAGCTGCCCTTATGCTGGGTCTGAGTGCTCTGTCACTGGTGACATCCCTGCCCTTGCTGCCCATCTCAAGGATGATCACAAGGTTGATGTGCATGATGGGTGTACCTTCAATCATCGTTATGTCAAATCAAATCCACATGAAGTTGAAAATGCCACATGGATGCTTACT GTATTTAACTGTTTTGGAAGACAGTTCTGCTTGCATTTTGAGGCTTTCCAACTGGGCATGGCACCTGTCTATATGGCCTTCTTAAGGTTTATGGGTGATGATAATGAAGCAAAGAAATTCAGTTACAGCTTAGAAGTTGGCGGCAATGGCCGAAAACTGGTATGGCAAGGAATTCCCAGGAGCATCCGTGATAGTCACAGGAAAGTTCGCGATAGCCAGGATGGGCTTATTATTCAAAGGAATTTGGCTCTCTACTTCTCTGGTGGGGATAGGAAAGAGCTGAAGTTGAGGGTTACTGGTCGTGTATGGAAAGAAGAATGA
- the LOC118051042 gene encoding thioredoxin-like 3-1, chloroplastic isoform X5, protein MSVLAANPHVLFREVQYHNKDQQQQLWSGGGGSSLLLSQRTSFFGCSWFDGRNKDLCKKNSKRDLKIAASWPDMTRPTSVEMEPIDDSHHLDKILLQARELSQPIIIDWMASWCRKCIYLKPKLEKLAAEYDTKIKFYCADVNKVPQALVKRGNISVKYRWIHNDSTIGSSLYCSYGKMER, encoded by the exons ATGTCAGTTTTAGCAGCGAATCCTCACGTTTTATTCAGAGAAGTGCAGTACCACAATAAAGACCAACAACAACAGTTAtggagtggtggtggtggtagcaGTTTATTGTTATCGCAAAGAACTTCTTTTTTTGGGTGTTCTTGGTTTGATGGCAGAAACAAAGACTTGTGTAAAAAGAATTCAAAGAGAGATCTTAAAATAGCAGCGTCTTGGCCAGATATGACCAGGCCAACCTCCGTAGAGATGGAACCCATCGATGATTCTCACCATCTTGATAAGATTCTCCTTCAGGCTCGCGAGCTTTCCCAGCCCATTATCATTGACTG gaTGGCTTCTTGGTGCCGGAAATGCATTTATTTGAAGCCAAAGTTGGAGAAATTGGCTGCTGAATACGATACCAA AATCAAATTTTATTGCGCGGATGTCAACAAGGTGCCTCAGGCTTTAGTGAAGCGTGGAAATATATCT GTAAAATATCGATGGATACATAATGACAGCACCATTGGATCGTCATTGTACTGCAGTTATGGAAAGATGGAGAGATGA
- the LOC118051042 gene encoding thioredoxin-like 3-1, chloroplastic isoform X2, with protein MSVLAANPHVLFREVQYHNKDQQQQLWSGGGGSSLLLSQRTSFFGCSWFDGRNKDLCKKNSKRDLKIAASWPDMTRPTSVEMEPIDDSHHLDKILLQARELSQPIIIDWMASWCRKCIYLKPKLEKLAAEYDTKIKFYCADVNKVPQALVKRGNISVCLIYTLVSVKYRWIHNDSTIGSSLYCSYGKMER; from the exons ATGTCAGTTTTAGCAGCGAATCCTCACGTTTTATTCAGAGAAGTGCAGTACCACAATAAAGACCAACAACAACAGTTAtggagtggtggtggtggtagcaGTTTATTGTTATCGCAAAGAACTTCTTTTTTTGGGTGTTCTTGGTTTGATGGCAGAAACAAAGACTTGTGTAAAAAGAATTCAAAGAGAGATCTTAAAATAGCAGCGTCTTGGCCAGATATGACCAGGCCAACCTCCGTAGAGATGGAACCCATCGATGATTCTCACCATCTTGATAAGATTCTCCTTCAGGCTCGCGAGCTTTCCCAGCCCATTATCATTGACTG gaTGGCTTCTTGGTGCCGGAAATGCATTTATTTGAAGCCAAAGTTGGAGAAATTGGCTGCTGAATACGATACCAA AATCAAATTTTATTGCGCGGATGTCAACAAGGTGCCTCAGGCTTTAGTGAAGCGTGGAAATATATCTGTATGTTTAATTTATACTCTTGTCTCA GTAAAATATCGATGGATACATAATGACAGCACCATTGGATCGTCATTGTACTGCAGTTATGGAAAGATGGAGAGATGA
- the LOC118050230 gene encoding DNA-3-methyladenine glycosylase, protein MKRTQRFKRVSKPKKPIPESEPDEDSAVNRSTQLLKSTSTRIKPKRPKILSLPPPTSLTFDQLTILPREFFQIDALDLAPRLLGKFLKRDNVVLQITEVEAYRPNDSACHGRFGITARTAPVFGPGGHAYVYLCYGLHTMLNVVADKEGIGAAVLIRSCAPISGMDTIQERRGQKTEKPALLNGPGKIGQALGISTEWSNHPLHSPGGLELLDGPEPEKILVGPRVGIDYALPEHVSALWRFAIAGTAWISAPKNTLRPP, encoded by the exons ATGAAGAGAACTCAGCGATTCAAGCGAGTCTCAAAACCCAAGAAACCGATTCCAGAGAGCGAACCCGACGAAGACTCAGCTGTAAATCGGTCAACTCAGCTTCTGAAATCCACAAGCACTAGAATCAAACCCAAAAGGCCCAAAATTCTTTCACTTCCACCCCCAACGTCACTGACTTTTGATCAACTGACAATCTTGCCCCGTGAATTCTTTCAAATTGATGCTCTTGACCTAGCTCCTCGTCTACTTGGGAAGTTCTTGAAGAGAGACAACGTTGTTTTGCAGATTACTGAG GTAGAAGCTTATAGACCGAATGACTCAGCTTGTCATGGTAGATTTGGGATTACAGCACGAACTGCTCCAGTT TTTGGACCGGGAGGGCACGCTTATGTTTATCTTTGCTATGGTTTGCACACAATGCTCAATGTTGTTGCGGACAAAGAAGGAATTGGTGCTGCTGTGTTGATTCGTTCTTGCGCTCCGATTAGTG GGATGGATACCATTCAGGAGCGGCGCGGTCAGAAAACAGAGAAGCCTGCTCTCCTTAATGGACCTGGCAAG ATTGGTCAAGCACTGGGGATCTCCACGGAATGGTCTAACCATCCCCTTCACTCTCCTG GTGGTTTAGAACTCTTGGATGGCCCAGAACCTGAAAAGATACTAGTCGGTCCACGTGTCGGCATTGATTATGCTTTACCTGAACATGTAAGTGCACTGTGGAGATTTGCCATTGCTGGTACTGCCTGGATAAGTGCTCCCAAAAACACTCTCAGACCGCCCTAG
- the LOC118050223 gene encoding gamma-tubulin complex component 3, whose translation MEEDQQTILDLVKELVNRLLSQNPQNPKPPTSNTNPNSPDFLNSLRYAIRILSSRLTPSIAPDAAAISESIKRGLATQGKSSQALTFSELYNKFASKTGSGSINNKWAVLYLLKIISEDKKIAQNAPNPSPLLTNLGLNELDLSSESRVSHNFKRGEKDYNNGVLFVTKDPENLREIAFREFVNLIKEENEVSEEVLVRDVLYACQGIDGKYVKFDANVDGYVLLDSIKVPRATRVMVRKLCELGWLFRKVRGYISESMDRFPAEDVGTVGQAFCAALQNELLDYYKLLAVLEAQAMNPIPLVSETASSGNYLSLRRLLVWFAEPIVKMRLMAVLVDKCRVVRGGAMAGAIHLHAQHGDPLVNEFMRSLLRCVCSPLFEMVRSWVLEGQLEDIFAEFFVVGQPVKAEALWREGYRLHAGMLPSFISQPLAQRILRTGKSINFLRVCCDDRGWADATTEAAAAAGTTTRRGSLGYGETDALETLVVEAAKRIDKHLLDVMYTRYKFKEHCLAIKRYLLLGQGDFVQYLMDIVGQELSEPANTISSFQLAGLLESAIRSSNAQYDDRDILDRLRVKMMPHGTGDRGWDVFSLEYDARVPLDTVFTESIMARYLRIFNFLWKLRRVEHALIGAWKTMKPNCIASHSFTKLQHAVKLRLLSTLRRCQVLWNQMNHFVTNLQYYIMFEVLEVSWSNFSNEMEVARDLDDLLAAHDKYLHSIVEKSLLGERSQSLCKSLFVLFDLILRFRSHADRLYEGIYELQTRTRASSLSSQDKNRSWRQTRDKSSEPGSWLNDGRKALEERAGEFLQNMGQELEAISKEYTVLLEGFLSQLPVQQHVDLKFLFFRLDFAEFYSRLHPGS comes from the exons ATGGAAGAAGACCAGCAGACAATCTTAGATCTAGTCAAAGAATTAGTCAATCGCTTACTCTCTCAAAacccacaaaaccctaaacctccAACTTCTAACACTAACCCTAACTCTCCTGATTTCCTAAATTCTCTTCGCTACGCAATCCGCATTCTCTCCAGCAGGTTAACCCCTTCAATTGCGCCTGATGCCGCCGCAATCTCTGAATCAATCAAGCGTGGTCTCGCTACTCAAGGTAAATCCTCTCAAGCTCTCACTTTTTCTGAACTATACAACAAATTTGCATCCAAAACGGGGTCGGGAAGTATTAATAACAAATGGGCAGTTCTTTATTTGCTCAAAATCATTtctgaagataaaaaaattgcacAGAATGCGCCAAATCCATCGCCTTTGTTAACTAACCTGGGGTTAAATGAGCTTGATTTGAGTAGTGAATCACGGGTTTCGCATAATTTTAAGAGAGGGGAAAAGGATTATAATAATGGGGTTTTGTTCGTTACTAAAGATCCTGAGAATTTGCGGGAAATCGCTTTTAGAgagtttgttaatttgattaaagAGGAAAACGAGGTGTCCGAAGAGGTTTTAGTGAGAGATGTGTTATATGCTTGTCAAGGGATTGATGGGAAGTATGTGAAGTTTGATGCAAATGTTGATGGGTATGTTTTGTTGGATTCAATTAAGGTTCCGAGAGCTACGAGGGTTATGGTTAGGAAGTTGTGTGAGTTGGGATGGTTGTTTAGGAAAGTTAGGGGGTATATTTCAGAAAGTATGGATCGGTTTCCTGCTGAAGATGTGGGAACTGTAGGGCAGGCATTTTGTGCTGCCTTACAGAATGAGCTCTTGGATTATTATAAGTTGTTGGCTGTGCTTGAAGCACAGGCGATGAATCCAATTCCATTGGTTTCAGAGACAGCTAGTTCGGGTAATTATTTGTCATTGAGGAGGTTGTTGGTTTGGTTTGCTGAGCCAATAGTGAAAATGAGGTTGATGGCTGTTTTGGTTGATAAATGCAGAGTTGTGAGGGGTGGGGCGATGGCTGGGGCTATACATTTGCATGCCCAGCATGGAGATCCATTGGTGAATGAGTTCATGAGGAGCTTACTGCGATGTGTATGTTCTCCACTTTTTGAAATGGTTAGGAGTTGGGTTTTGGAAGGGCAGTTGGAGGATATTTTTGCTGAGTTTTTTGTTGTGGGTCAGCCAGTGAAAGCTGAGGCACTCTGGAGGGAAGGTTACAGGCTTCATGCGGGGATGCTTCCTTCATTCATTTCACAACCCCTTGCTCAACGCATTTTAAGGACTGGGAAGTCAATAAATTTTCTTCGTGTCTGTTGTGATGATCGTGGTTGGGCTGATGCCACAACGGAGGCTGCAGCTGCTGCTGGGACCACGACTAGAAGAGGGAGTCTTGGATATGGTGAAACTGATGCACTTGAAACTCTGGTTGTTGAAGCAGCAAAGAGAATTGATAAGCATCTGTTGGATGTTATGTACACGAGGTATAAATTCAAGGAACATTGCCTTGCAATCAAGCGCTATTTACTTCTGGGACAAGGTGATTTTGTTCAGTATTTAATGGATATTGTTGGGCAGGAACTTTCTGAGCCTGCTAATACAATTAGTTCATTCCAGTTGGCAGGGTTGCTGGAAAGTGCTATTCGTTCATCTAATGCGCAATATGATGATCGCGACATATTAGACAGGTTGAGGGTGAAGATGATGCCACATGGAACTGGAGATAGGGGCTGGGATGTATTCTCATTGGAATATGATGCCAGAGTACCATTAGACACAGTGTTTACAGAATCTATTATGGCAAgatatttaagaatttttaatttcctGTGGAAGCTGAGGCGAGTAGAGCATGCTCTTATTGGTGCGTGGAAGACAATGAAACCTAATTGTATTGCTTCTCATTCTTTCACCAAGCTGCAGCATGCAGTCAAGTTGCGCTTACTTTCAACACTGAGACGATGTCAGGTCCTTTGGAATCAGATGAATCATTTTGTAACAAACTTGCAATATTATATCATGTTTGAAGTTCTGGAGGTTTCATGGTCTAACTTCTCAAATGAGATGGAAGTAGCGAGGGATCTTGATGATCTACTTGCAGCACATGATAAGTACCTCCATTCAATAGTAGAGAAATCTCTTCTTGGTGAACGATCCCAATCCCTTTGCAAGTCACTCTTTGTCTTGTTTGACCTTATATTACGTTTCAGGAGTCATGCTGATCGGTTGTATGAAGGAATTTATGAGTTACAAACAAG AACTAGGGCATCCTCTTTATCCTCTCAAGACAAGAACAGATCATGGAGGCAGACAAGAGACAAATCTTCAGAGCCTGGATCATGGCTTAATGATGGCAGGAAAGCTCTAGAAGAACGTGCTGgtgaatttcttcaaaatatgGGGCAGGAACTGGAAGCAATATCAAAGGAATATACTGTGTTGCTCGAAGGTTTCTTGTCTCAGTTGCCTGTGCAGCAACATGTTGATTTGAAATTCCTCTTCTTTCGGCTTGACTTTGCAGAATTTTATAGTCGGTTGCATCCTGGATCATAG
- the LOC118050245 gene encoding uncharacterized protein isoform X4: MATQVDESTVKLNPGVVGIAFAEQYYNTLSKSPELLHNFYNDSSLIGRPGLDGSVSSASTLELSNQPHSAADAISRAAIQESLEELFLLGALTDDCKLSDPVGHQMARLPLDPVYSKALILAS, encoded by the exons ATGGCAACACAGGTGGATGAATCTACCGTCAAACTTAATCCTGGAGTGGTGGGGATTGCCTTTGCAGAGCAATACTACAATACCTTATCCAAGTCTCCAGAGCTGCTTCATAACTTCTACAATGATTCGAGCCTGATCGGCAGGCCAGGCTTGGATGGTTCAGTGTCTTCTGCTTCAACTTTAGAA CTCTCCAATCAACCTCACAGCGCCGCCGATGCTATTTCCAG GGCAGCTATTCAAGAATCGTTGGAGGAGTTGTTTCTGCTGGGTGCTTTGACAGATGACTGTAAGTTGTCGGATCCTGTTGGGCATCAAATGGCTCGGCTTCCCTTAGACCCTGTTTATTCCAAAGCTCTCATCCTTGCTAGTTAG
- the LOC118050245 gene encoding uncharacterized protein isoform X2 — MGMAFFSPFNTCTHSCSCSMVSFCIIDGALVCSSHMPEMATQVDESTVKLNPGVVGIAFAEQYYNTLSKSPELLHNFYNDSSLIGRPGLDGSVSSASTLEMLNVGCYNWVNPGWLAIYLCIVRGSYSRIVGGVVSAGCFDR, encoded by the exons ATGGGCATGGCCTTCTTTTCTCCCTTTAACACCTGTACTCACAGTTGTAGCTGTAGCATGGTCTCCTTCTGTATCATTGATGGTGCCTTAGTTTGCTCCAGTCACATGCCTG AGATGGCAACACAGGTGGATGAATCTACCGTCAAACTTAATCCTGGAGTGGTGGGGATTGCCTTTGCAGAGCAATACTACAATACCTTATCCAAGTCTCCAGAGCTGCTTCATAACTTCTACAATGATTCGAGCCTGATCGGCAGGCCAGGCTTGGATGGTTCAGTGTCTTCTGCTTCAACTTTAGAA ATGCTGAATGTTGGATGTTATAATTGGGTTAATCCAGGCTGGCTGGCCATCTATTTGTGTATAGTGAGG GGCAGCTATTCAAGAATCGTTGGAGGAGTTGTTTCTGCTGGGTGCTTTGACAGATGA
- the LOC118051025 gene encoding probable protein kinase At2g41970, with translation MFCCGGNEEEPHGPPAHQYTAPPKGANIYGGGGSGRGEPRGANQARSGAPQKVLPIEIPSIPLDELNRMTGNFGTKALIGEGSYGRVFYAKLKDGMPAAIKKLDTSSSQEPDSDFEAQLSVVSRLKHEHFVELTGYCLEANNRILVYQFAVMGSLHDVLHGRKGVEGAAPGPVLNWNQRVKIAYGAAKGLEYLHEKVQPSIVHRDIRSSNVLLFDDFLSKIADFNLSNANSDTAARLHSTRVLGTFGYHAPEYAMTGQITQKSDVYSFGVVLLELLTGRKPVDHTMPKGQQSLVTWATPRLSEDKVKQCVDPKLNNDYPPKAVAKLAAVAALCVQYEADFRPNMTIVVKALQPLLNSKPAGPESQA, from the exons ATGTTCTGTTGCGGTGGTAATGAGGAGGAACCACATGGCCCGCCGGCTCATCAATACACAGCCCCACCTAAAGGAGCGAATATATATGGCGGCGGCG GCAGCGGGAGAGGAGAGCCAAGAGGTGCCAATCAGGCCAGAAGTGGAGCTCCACAGAAGGTCTTACCCATTGAAATCCCATCAATACCATTGGATGAGTTAAATAGGATGACAGGAAACTTTGGTACCAAGGCTTTGATTGGAGAAGGTTCTTACGGGCGAGTTTTTTACGCCAAGTTAAAAGATGGCATGCCTGCTGCAATTAAGAAGCTAGACACCAGCAGTTCACAAGAACCAGATTCTGATTTTGAAGCACAG CTGTCTGTCGTTTCAAGACTTAAACATGAGCACTTTGTGGAGTTGACGGGGTATTGTTTGGAGGCAAACAACCGAATCTTGGTTTATCAGTTTGCAGTGATGGGTTCTTTACATGATGTATTACATG GGAGGAAGGGCGTAGAAGGGGCTGCACCAGGTCCAGTTCTGAATTGGAACCAGAGAGTTAAAATTGCTTATGGTGCTGCAAAAGGCCTCGAGTATCTGCACGAAAAGGTTCAGCCTTCTATAGTTCATCGCGATATTAGATCAAGCAATGTCCTCCTCTTCGATGACTTCCTGTCCAAAATTGCCGATTTCAACCTGTCCAATGCCAATTCTGACACTGCTGCTCGACTGCATTCGACTAGGGTCTTGGGAACATTTGGCTACCATGCTCCAGA GTATGCCATGACCGGGCAGATAACTCAGAAAAGTGATGTTTACAGTTTCGGAGTTGTTCTTCTAGAATTGCTGACAGGAAGAAAGCCAGTAGACCATACAATGCCCAAAGGGCAACAGAGTCTTGTTACCTGG GCAACGCCAAGACTGAGTGAGGATAAAGTGAAGCAATGTGTGGATCCCAAGCTAAACAATGATTACCCTCCAAAGGCAGTTGCCAAG TTAGCAGCAGTTGCAGCACTTTGTGTTCAGTATGAAGCGGACTTTAGGCCAAACATGACAATTGTTGTCAAGGCTCTGCAGCCACTTCTCAACTCAAAACCAGCAGGGCCAGAGTCTCAGGCATAA
- the LOC118050245 gene encoding uncharacterized protein isoform X3 translates to MGMAFFSPFNTCTHSCSCSMVSFCIIDGALVCSSHMPEMATQVDESTVKLNPGVVGIAFAEQYYNTLSKSPELLHNFYNDSSLIGRPGLDGSVSSASTLEVSSPINLTAPPMLFPGQLFKNRWRSCFCWVL, encoded by the exons ATGGGCATGGCCTTCTTTTCTCCCTTTAACACCTGTACTCACAGTTGTAGCTGTAGCATGGTCTCCTTCTGTATCATTGATGGTGCCTTAGTTTGCTCCAGTCACATGCCTG AGATGGCAACACAGGTGGATGAATCTACCGTCAAACTTAATCCTGGAGTGGTGGGGATTGCCTTTGCAGAGCAATACTACAATACCTTATCCAAGTCTCCAGAGCTGCTTCATAACTTCTACAATGATTCGAGCCTGATCGGCAGGCCAGGCTTGGATGGTTCAGTGTCTTCTGCTTCAACTTTAGAAGTAAG CTCTCCAATCAACCTCACAGCGCCGCCGATGCTATTTCCAG GGCAGCTATTCAAGAATCGTTGGAGGAGTTGTTTCTGCTGGGTGCTTTGA
- the LOC118051042 gene encoding thioredoxin-like 3-1, chloroplastic isoform X4 has product MSVLAANPHVLFREVQYHNKDQQQQLWSGGGGSSLLLSQRTSFFGCSWFDGRNKDLCKKNSKRDLKIAASWPDMTRPTSVEMEPIDDSHHLDKILLQARELSQPIIIDWMASWCRKCIYLKPKLEKLAAEYDTKIKFYCADVNKVPQALVKRGNISKMPTIQVKYRWIHNDSTIGSSLYCSYGKMER; this is encoded by the exons ATGTCAGTTTTAGCAGCGAATCCTCACGTTTTATTCAGAGAAGTGCAGTACCACAATAAAGACCAACAACAACAGTTAtggagtggtggtggtggtagcaGTTTATTGTTATCGCAAAGAACTTCTTTTTTTGGGTGTTCTTGGTTTGATGGCAGAAACAAAGACTTGTGTAAAAAGAATTCAAAGAGAGATCTTAAAATAGCAGCGTCTTGGCCAGATATGACCAGGCCAACCTCCGTAGAGATGGAACCCATCGATGATTCTCACCATCTTGATAAGATTCTCCTTCAGGCTCGCGAGCTTTCCCAGCCCATTATCATTGACTG gaTGGCTTCTTGGTGCCGGAAATGCATTTATTTGAAGCCAAAGTTGGAGAAATTGGCTGCTGAATACGATACCAA AATCAAATTTTATTGCGCGGATGTCAACAAGGTGCCTCAGGCTTTAGTGAAGCGTGGAAATATATCT AAAATGCCTACCATTCAG GTAAAATATCGATGGATACATAATGACAGCACCATTGGATCGTCATTGTACTGCAGTTATGGAAAGATGGAGAGATGA